The following are encoded in a window of Rosa chinensis cultivar Old Blush chromosome 4, RchiOBHm-V2, whole genome shotgun sequence genomic DNA:
- the LOC112197783 gene encoding villin-4 isoform X1, which yields MAVSMRDLDPAFHGAGQKAGLEIWRIENFRPVIVPQSSHGKFFMGDSYVILKTTASKSGALRHDIHYWLGKDTSQDEAGTAAIKTVELDAALGGRAVQYREVQGHETAKFLSYFKPCIIPQEGGIASGFKHAEAEEHTTRLFVCKGKHVVHVKEVSFARSSLNHDDIFVLDTKSKIFQFNGSNSSIQERAKALEVVQYIKDTYHDGKCDIASIEDGKLMADADTGEFWALFGGFAPLPKKTANDEDKNFDSHSTKLLRVEKEKAEPVEADSLTRELLETNKCYLLDCGLELFVWMGRNTSLDERRSASGAAEELLRGPDRSKSHMIRVIEGFETVMFKSKFDSWPQTVEVAVSEDGRGKVAALLKRQGVNVKGLLKADPVKEEPQPYIDCTGNLLVWRVNGQEKILLPASDQSKIYSGDCYIFQYSYPGEDKEEQLIGTWFGKQSIEEERASAISLASKMVESLKFLPAQARIYEGNEPIQFYSIFQSLIVLKGGLSDGYKKYVAEKEVPDETYQEDGVALFRVQGSGPDNMQAIQVEAVASSLNSSYCYILHSGSTVFTWSGSLATADDQELVERQLDLIKPNLQSKPQKENTESEQFWDLLGGKAEYPSQKIVRDAESDPRLFSCIFSNENLKVVEIYNFTQDDLMTEDMFILDCHTDIFVWVGQEVNSKDKMHALTIGEKFLERDFLMENLSRQAPIYIVMEGSEPPFFTRFFTWDSAKSKMHGNSFQRKLTIVKHGRAPAVDKPKRRTPVSYGGRSSVPEKSQRSRSMSFSPDRVRVRGRSPAFNALAATFESANARNLSTPPPMVRKSQLYPKSVTPDSSKLASKSSAIAALTASFEKTNNIPRSPKVSAGAPKPKPETNSKDTFMSSKMESLTIEEDVKEGEAEDEGVPIYPYERLKTTSAEPVAEIDVTKREIYLSSEEFREHLGMAKDAFYKLPKWKQNKLKMAVQLF from the exons ATGGCTGTTTCCATGAGAGATTTGGATCCAGCTTTCCACGGAGCTGGACAAAAGGC TGGACTTGAAATATGGCGCATTGAAAACTTTCGTCCTGTTATTGTCCCACAATCCTCTCATGGAAAGTTTTTTATGGGGGACTCTTATGTGATCTTGAAA ACAACAGCCTCAAAAAGTGGTGCCTTGCGACATGATATCCATTATTGGCTTGGTAAAGATACTTCTCAG GATGAAGCAGGCACTGCAGCCATTAAGACAGTGGAATTAGATGCAGCTCTTGGAGGACGTGCTGTTCAGTATCGTGAAGTACAGGGTCATGAAACTGCTAAATTTCTATCTTATTTCAAACCGTGTATCATACCTCAAGAAGGTGGAATTGCTTCTGGGTTTAAACATGCTGAGGCTGAAGAACATACAACGCGGTTGTTTGTTTGCAAAGGAAAACATGTCGTCCATGTCAAAGAG GTTTCTTTTGCTCGATCTTCACTCAACCACGACGACATTTTTGTTCTGGATACCAAGTCTAAAATTTTTCAGTTTAATGGTTCCAACTCATCCATTCAAGAAAGGGCAAAGGCTTTAGAAGTTGTCCAGTACATTAAAGACACGTATCACGACGGGAAGTGTGACATAGCTTCCATTG AGGATGGAAAGTTGATGGCTGATGCTGATACTGGAGAATTCTGGGCTTTATTTGGTGGTTTTGCTCCACTTCCGAAGAAAACAGCGAATGATGAGGACAAAAATTTTGATTCTCATAGTACTAAGCTACTTCG TGTTGAGAAAGAGAAGGCAGAACCAGTTGAGGCTGATTCTTTGACAAGGGAATTACTAGAAACAAATAAGTGCTATCTTCTAGATTGTGGGCTGGAGTTGTTTGTTTGGATGGGGAGAAACACATCGCTTGATGAAAGGAGGAGTGCAAGTGGAGCTGCCGAA GAGTTGCTACGTGGTCCTGATCGGTCTAAATCGCATATGATTCGTGTTATTGAGGGATTCGAGACGGTAATGTTCAAGTCCAAATTCGATTCATGGCCTCAAACAGTTGAAGTAGCTGTGTCAGAGGATGGTAGGGGCAAGGTTGCAG CACTTCTAAAGCGTCAAGGGGTTAATGTGAAGGGTCTGTTGAAAGCTGATCCTGTGAAAGAAGAACCTCAACCATACATCGATTGCACAGGAAATCTGCTG GTTTGGCGAGTGAATGGCCAGGAAAAGATTCTTCTTCCTGCTTCTGATCAGTCAAAAATTTATAGTGGAGATTGCTATATCTTCCAGTACTCGTATCCAGGAGAAGATAAAGAAGAACAGCTTATAGGAACATGGTTTGGAAAGCAGAGTATTGAG GAAGAAAGAGCATCAGCTATTTCACTTGCAAGCAAGATGGTTGAGTCATTGAAGTTTCTGCCAGCCCAG GCACGTATCTATGAAGGAAATGAACCAATTCAGTTCTATTCAATCTTCCAAAGCTTAATTGTTCTGAAG GGTGGTCTAAGTGATGGGTATAAAAAGTATGTTGCGGAGAAGGAAGTTCCAGATGAGACATATCAAGAAGATGGTGTTGCTTTATTTCGTGTCCAGGGATCTGGACCTGATAATATGCAAGCAATTCAAGTTGAAGCA GTTGCATCATCTTTGAATTCCTCCTACTGTTATATATTACACAGTGGCTCAACTGTCTTTACATGGTCTGGAAGCCTTGCAACCGCAGATGATCAGGAACTTGTTGAGAGGCAGCTGGATCTAATAAAG CCAAATCTTCAGTCAAAACCACAAAAGGAAAATACCGAATCTGAACAGTTTTGGGATTTGTTAGGAGGAAAGGCAGAGTATCCCAGCCAAAAAATTGTAAGAGATGCAGAAAGTGATCCTCGCCTATTTTCTTGCATCTTCTCAAATG AGAATTTAAAG GTAGTGGAGATATACAATTTCACCCAGGACGATTTGATGACTGAAGATATGTTCATCTTGGATTGTCACACTGACATCTTTGTTTGGGTTGGCCAAGAAGTCAACTCCAAGGATAAAATGCATGCTTTAACTATTGGGGAG AAATTTCTTGAGCGTGATTTTCTTATGGAAAACTTATCTCGTCAAGCGCCAATATATATCGTCATGGAAGGAAGTGAGCCACCTTTCTTCACACGCTTCTTCACTTGGGACTCTGCAAAATCTAAG ATGCATGGAAATTCATTCCAACGGAAACTTACTATAGTGAAACATGGGCGTGCTCCGGCTGTAGAT AAACCCAAACGAAGAACACCTGTATCTTATGGTGGGAGGTCTAGTGTGCCAGAAAAATCACAGCGTTCCAGAAGCATGTCTTTCAGTCCTGACCGAGTGCGTGTGAGGGGCAGGTCTCCAGCTTTCAATGCACTGGCTGCTACTTTTGAGAGTGCTAATGCGAGGAACCTTTCAACTCCACCCCCAATGGTCAGAAAATCCCAACTGTATCCAAAATCTGTAACCCCAGATTCATCAAAATTGGCTTCAAAGTCATCAGCTATAGCAGCACTCACCGCTAGCTTTGAAAAGACAAACAATATACCAAGATCACCTAAAG TGAGTGCAGGGGCTCCGAAACCAAAACCGGAGACAAATAGCAAGGACACTTTTATGAGCAGCAAAATGGAATCCCTCACGATAGAGGAAGATGTGAAAGAGGGTGAAGCAGAAGATGAAGGTGTTCCCATTTACCCATATGAACGCCTTAAAACAACGTCAGCGGAACCTGTTGCAGAAATTGATGTGACGAAGCGAGag ATTTACTTGTCATCAGAGGAGTTCAGGGAGCATCTTGGGATGGCAAAGGATGCTTTTTATAAGTTGCCCAAGTGGAAACAGAACAAGCTTAAAATGGCCGTTCAACTGTTTTGA
- the LOC112197783 gene encoding villin-4 isoform X2, whose translation MAVSMRDLDPAFHGAGQKAGLEIWRIENFRPVIVPQSSHGKFFMGDSYVILKTTASKSGALRHDIHYWLGKDTSQDEAGTAAIKTVELDAALGGRAVQYREVQGHETAKFLSYFKPCIIPQEGGIASGFKHAEAEEHTTRLFVCKGKHVVHVKEVSFARSSLNHDDIFVLDTKSKIFQFNGSNSSIQERAKALEVVQYIKDTYHDGKCDIASIEDGKLMADADTGEFWALFGGFAPLPKKTANDEDKNFDSHSTKLLRVEKEKAEPVEADSLTRELLETNKCYLLDCGLELFVWMGRNTSLDERRSASGAAEELLRGPDRSKSHMIRVIEGFETVMFKSKFDSWPQTVEVAVSEDGRGKVAALLKRQGVNVKGLLKADPVKEEPQPYIDCTGNLLVWRVNGQEKILLPASDQSKIYSGDCYIFQYSYPGEDKEEQLIGTWFGKQSIEEERASAISLASKMVESLKFLPAQARIYEGNEPIQFYSIFQSLIVLKGGLSDGYKKYVAEKEVPDETYQEDGVALFRVQGSGPDNMQAIQVEAVASSLNSSYCYILHSGSTVFTWSGSLATADDQELVERQLDLIKPNLQSKPQKENTESEQFWDLLGGKAEYPSQKIVRDAESDPRLFSCIFSNENLKVVEIYNFTQDDLMTEDMFILDCHTDIFVWVGQEVNSKDKMHALTIGEKFLERDFLMENLSRQAPIYIVMEGSEPPFFTRFFTWDSAKSKMHGNSFQRKLTIVKHGRAPAVDKPKRRTPVSYGGRSSVPEKSQRSRSMSFSPDRVRVRGRSPAFNALAATFESANARNLSTPPPMVRKSQLYPKSVTPDSSKLASKSSAIAALTASFEKTNNIPRSPKGAPKPKPETNSKDTFMSSKMESLTIEEDVKEGEAEDEGVPIYPYERLKTTSAEPVAEIDVTKREIYLSSEEFREHLGMAKDAFYKLPKWKQNKLKMAVQLF comes from the exons ATGGCTGTTTCCATGAGAGATTTGGATCCAGCTTTCCACGGAGCTGGACAAAAGGC TGGACTTGAAATATGGCGCATTGAAAACTTTCGTCCTGTTATTGTCCCACAATCCTCTCATGGAAAGTTTTTTATGGGGGACTCTTATGTGATCTTGAAA ACAACAGCCTCAAAAAGTGGTGCCTTGCGACATGATATCCATTATTGGCTTGGTAAAGATACTTCTCAG GATGAAGCAGGCACTGCAGCCATTAAGACAGTGGAATTAGATGCAGCTCTTGGAGGACGTGCTGTTCAGTATCGTGAAGTACAGGGTCATGAAACTGCTAAATTTCTATCTTATTTCAAACCGTGTATCATACCTCAAGAAGGTGGAATTGCTTCTGGGTTTAAACATGCTGAGGCTGAAGAACATACAACGCGGTTGTTTGTTTGCAAAGGAAAACATGTCGTCCATGTCAAAGAG GTTTCTTTTGCTCGATCTTCACTCAACCACGACGACATTTTTGTTCTGGATACCAAGTCTAAAATTTTTCAGTTTAATGGTTCCAACTCATCCATTCAAGAAAGGGCAAAGGCTTTAGAAGTTGTCCAGTACATTAAAGACACGTATCACGACGGGAAGTGTGACATAGCTTCCATTG AGGATGGAAAGTTGATGGCTGATGCTGATACTGGAGAATTCTGGGCTTTATTTGGTGGTTTTGCTCCACTTCCGAAGAAAACAGCGAATGATGAGGACAAAAATTTTGATTCTCATAGTACTAAGCTACTTCG TGTTGAGAAAGAGAAGGCAGAACCAGTTGAGGCTGATTCTTTGACAAGGGAATTACTAGAAACAAATAAGTGCTATCTTCTAGATTGTGGGCTGGAGTTGTTTGTTTGGATGGGGAGAAACACATCGCTTGATGAAAGGAGGAGTGCAAGTGGAGCTGCCGAA GAGTTGCTACGTGGTCCTGATCGGTCTAAATCGCATATGATTCGTGTTATTGAGGGATTCGAGACGGTAATGTTCAAGTCCAAATTCGATTCATGGCCTCAAACAGTTGAAGTAGCTGTGTCAGAGGATGGTAGGGGCAAGGTTGCAG CACTTCTAAAGCGTCAAGGGGTTAATGTGAAGGGTCTGTTGAAAGCTGATCCTGTGAAAGAAGAACCTCAACCATACATCGATTGCACAGGAAATCTGCTG GTTTGGCGAGTGAATGGCCAGGAAAAGATTCTTCTTCCTGCTTCTGATCAGTCAAAAATTTATAGTGGAGATTGCTATATCTTCCAGTACTCGTATCCAGGAGAAGATAAAGAAGAACAGCTTATAGGAACATGGTTTGGAAAGCAGAGTATTGAG GAAGAAAGAGCATCAGCTATTTCACTTGCAAGCAAGATGGTTGAGTCATTGAAGTTTCTGCCAGCCCAG GCACGTATCTATGAAGGAAATGAACCAATTCAGTTCTATTCAATCTTCCAAAGCTTAATTGTTCTGAAG GGTGGTCTAAGTGATGGGTATAAAAAGTATGTTGCGGAGAAGGAAGTTCCAGATGAGACATATCAAGAAGATGGTGTTGCTTTATTTCGTGTCCAGGGATCTGGACCTGATAATATGCAAGCAATTCAAGTTGAAGCA GTTGCATCATCTTTGAATTCCTCCTACTGTTATATATTACACAGTGGCTCAACTGTCTTTACATGGTCTGGAAGCCTTGCAACCGCAGATGATCAGGAACTTGTTGAGAGGCAGCTGGATCTAATAAAG CCAAATCTTCAGTCAAAACCACAAAAGGAAAATACCGAATCTGAACAGTTTTGGGATTTGTTAGGAGGAAAGGCAGAGTATCCCAGCCAAAAAATTGTAAGAGATGCAGAAAGTGATCCTCGCCTATTTTCTTGCATCTTCTCAAATG AGAATTTAAAG GTAGTGGAGATATACAATTTCACCCAGGACGATTTGATGACTGAAGATATGTTCATCTTGGATTGTCACACTGACATCTTTGTTTGGGTTGGCCAAGAAGTCAACTCCAAGGATAAAATGCATGCTTTAACTATTGGGGAG AAATTTCTTGAGCGTGATTTTCTTATGGAAAACTTATCTCGTCAAGCGCCAATATATATCGTCATGGAAGGAAGTGAGCCACCTTTCTTCACACGCTTCTTCACTTGGGACTCTGCAAAATCTAAG ATGCATGGAAATTCATTCCAACGGAAACTTACTATAGTGAAACATGGGCGTGCTCCGGCTGTAGAT AAACCCAAACGAAGAACACCTGTATCTTATGGTGGGAGGTCTAGTGTGCCAGAAAAATCACAGCGTTCCAGAAGCATGTCTTTCAGTCCTGACCGAGTGCGTGTGAGGGGCAGGTCTCCAGCTTTCAATGCACTGGCTGCTACTTTTGAGAGTGCTAATGCGAGGAACCTTTCAACTCCACCCCCAATGGTCAGAAAATCCCAACTGTATCCAAAATCTGTAACCCCAGATTCATCAAAATTGGCTTCAAAGTCATCAGCTATAGCAGCACTCACCGCTAGCTTTGAAAAGACAAACAATATACCAAGATCACCTAAAG GGGCTCCGAAACCAAAACCGGAGACAAATAGCAAGGACACTTTTATGAGCAGCAAAATGGAATCCCTCACGATAGAGGAAGATGTGAAAGAGGGTGAAGCAGAAGATGAAGGTGTTCCCATTTACCCATATGAACGCCTTAAAACAACGTCAGCGGAACCTGTTGCAGAAATTGATGTGACGAAGCGAGag ATTTACTTGTCATCAGAGGAGTTCAGGGAGCATCTTGGGATGGCAAAGGATGCTTTTTATAAGTTGCCCAAGTGGAAACAGAACAAGCTTAAAATGGCCGTTCAACTGTTTTGA